A part of Phoenix dactylifera cultivar Barhee BC4 chromosome 2, palm_55x_up_171113_PBpolish2nd_filt_p, whole genome shotgun sequence genomic DNA contains:
- the LOC103713598 gene encoding transcription factor MYBS2-like — protein sequence MEKGLKLFGVRIMREGGAGELELELEEEEVMRKSSSMGNLASCTGGPAGDHVSGEQGYLSDGGLHQSSRTRRRHERKRGVPWTEEEHRTFLAGLEKLGKGDWRGISRNFVTTRTPTQVASHAQKYFLRQNNPGKKKRRSSLFDMVINEEAAVPETASALSPKKPPREPKEETNNLSLEEHMVGAPAVVTTPVASRGFEASSVSPMMTSHGSITNFCGANLMVEISGRSVGEQVMPTLSLISPLNVPDQVATVLQASTTCAPNLLKLSLPHPPSSATTSLVESSDLELSIAPPRPHSLAKLSSQGVAGAIRVV from the exons ATGGAGAAAGGCCTGAAGCTCTTCGGGGTGAGGATCATGCGCGAAGGGGGAGCCGGGGAGTTGGAGTTggagttggaggaggaggaggtgatgCGGAAGAGCTCCAGCATGGGGAATTTGGCCTCCTGCACTGGGGGACCGGCCGGCGATCACGTTAGCGGCGAGCAAGGTTACCTCTCCGACGGTGGCCTCCACCAATCCTCGAGGACGAGAAGAAGGCACGAGCGGAAAAGAG GAGTACCGTGGACAGAAGAAGAGCACAGAACATTTTTGGCTGGACTGGAAAAGCTCGGGAAGGGAGATTGGAGGGGAATTTCACGGAATTTTGTGACCACTAGAACCCCGACCCAAGTAGCCAGTCATGCGCAGAAGTATTTCCTTAGACAGAACAATCCTGGTAAAAAGAAGCGCCGATCCAGCCTCTTCGACATGGTGATCAATGAAGAA GCTGCGGTCCCTGAAACAGCTTCAGCATTATCTCCGAAGAAGCCTCCTCGTGAACCCAAGGAAGAAACGAATAATCTAAGCCTGGAGGAACATATG GTGGGAGCCCCAGCTGTTGTTACCACCCCAGTGGCATCTCGAGGTTTCGAGGCTTCCTCAGTCTCACCAATGATGACAAGCCATGGTAGCATTACCAACTTCTGCGGTGCCAATCTCATG GTTGAAATCTCAGGCCGCAGTGTTGGAGAACAGGTCATGCCAACCTTATCCCTCATCTCACCACTCAATGTTCCAGACCAGGTGGCTACAGTGTTGCAAGCCAGCACAACATGTGCCCCAAATCTTCTCAAATTGTCCTTGCCTCATCCTCCATCTTCTGCCACAACTTCGTTGGTTGAAAGCAGCGATTTGGAGCTCAGCATTGCACCACCTCGGCCACACAGTCTAGCTAAATTATCCTCTCAGGGTGTGGCTGGGGCTATTAGAGTAGTCTGA
- the LOC103713597 gene encoding phospholipase A1-Ibeta2, chloroplastic, with protein MPPVGTATSAPARSGSPSRSSFPPRGGSPLKPHNHPRALKPTPISAANSTTIATKTHLSNLDRVLVKQPSSQPPQLTHDVGRDHDPNKPDHLGGATAAGGGGGIGLLHALNLPSLFPFLRKPAADEMSPRSLTHLQRLLSNSPRPSPKSSIASRWRLYHGAEDWSGLLDPLDENLRRELLRYGDFVQAAYHAFHSRPEASSPARHRHLILPDRSYRPTKSLFATSSLSIHPWVNSSAPARMTQSSSWIGYVAVCDSDREIRRMGRRDIVIVLRGTATCLEWAENLRASLVPMDSPDASSSEVGQHVPKVARGFWSLYKTAGEQVSSLSASVVEEVRRLMEVYKGEELSITVTGHSLGAALAFLVADELSTCAPSVPPIAVVSFGGPRVGNQAFADRIEKHHGVKALRIVNAHDVITKVPGLPLPHLREKYEHVGSELRINSRDSPYLRPDAGPACTHDLEAYLHLVDGFTGTGSPFRSSAKRSLVRLLDQQRRNVKDVYVNRARELVVDPTAAVVRSNPHGCLASPTT; from the coding sequence atgcccCCAGTCGGCACCGCCACCTCGGCCCCAGCCCGGTCTGGCTCTCCCTCTCGGTCTTCCTTCCCCCCTCGCGGTGGCTCCCCGCTAAAGCCCCACAATCACCCCCGCGCCCTCAAACCCACCCCCATCTCCGCCGCCAACTCCACCACCATCGCCACCAAGACCCACCTCTCCAACCTCGACCGCGTCCTCGTGAAGCAACCATCATCACAGCCGCCTCAACTCACCCATGACGTAGGCCGGGACCACGACCCTAACAAGCCTGATCACCTCGGCGGCGCCACTGCAGCCGGCGGTGGAGGGGGAATTGGGCTTCTCCACGCCCTCAAcctcccctccctctttccCTTTTTAAGAAAGCCGGCGGCTGACGAGATGTCCCCCCGGAGCCTGACCCACCTCCAGCGCCTCCTCTCCAACTCACCCCGCCCCTCCCCAAAGAGCTCCATCGCCTCCCGATGGCGCCTCTACCACGGCGCCGAAGACTGGTCCGGCCTCCTCGATCCCCTCGACGAGAACCTCCGCCGCGAGCTCCTCCGCTACGGCGACTTCGTCCAGGCGGCCTACCATGCCTTTCACTCCCGCCCCGAGGCCTCCTCCCCCGCCCGCCACCGCCACCTCATCCTCCCCGACCGCTCCTACCGCCCCACCAAGTCCCTCTTCGCCACCTCCTCTCTCAGCATCCACCCCTGGGTCAACTCCTCCGCCCCAGCCCGGATGACCCAGAGCTCCAGCTGGATCGGCTACGTCGCTGTCTGCGACTCCGACCGCGAGATCCGCCGCATGGGCCGCCGCGACATCGTCATCGTCCTCCGCGGCACCGCCACGTGTCTCGAGTGGGCCGAGAACCTCCGCGCCTCCCTCGTCCCCATGGATTCCCCCGACGCCTCCTCCAGCGAAGTCGGACAGCACGTGCCGAAGGTAGCACGGGGGTTCTGGAGCCTCTACAAGACCGCCGGCGAGCAGGTGTCGAGCCTCTCGGCGTCGGTGGTGGAGGAGGTTCGCCGCCTCATGGAGGTCTACAAGGGAGAGGAGCTCAGCATCACGGTGACCGGGCACAGCCTCGGGGCGGCGCTGGCCTTCCTCGTCGCCGACGAGCTCAGCACGTGCGCCCCGAGCGTCCCGCCCATCGCCGTGGTCTCCTTCGGCGGGCCGCGCGTCGGCAACCAGGCCTTCGCGGACCGGATCGAGAAGCACCACGGGGTCAAGGCGCTCAGAATAGTCAACGCCCACGACGTCATCACGAAGGTTCCCGGACTGCCGCTGCCGCACCTGAGGGAGAAGTACGAGCACGTGGGGAGCGAACTGAGGATAAACAGCAGGGACTCGCCGTACCTCCGGCCGGACGCCGGGCCGGCCTGCACCCACGACCTGGAGGCGTACCTCCACCTCGTGGACGGGTTCACGGGGACCGGGAGCCCCTTCCGGTCCAGCGCCAAGCGGAGCTTGGTTCGTTTGCTGGACCAGCAAAGGCGCAATGTGAAGGATGTCTACGTGAACCGGGCCCGGGAACTCGTGGTCGATCCGACCGCTGCCGTCGTCCGGTCCAACCCGCATGGTTGCCTGGCGAGCCCGACAACGTGA
- the LOC103713595 gene encoding F-box/FBD/LRR-repeat protein At1g13570-like isoform X1: protein MVLPIRRGKFEMEDRISTLPSNIIEAILLRLPIADAVRSSVLSSRWRYEWSTIPHLIFDKHSVPLSLHYKLDKIVDQVLLLHSGPIHKFVFDGSACLEDCSVVNRWITVLSRNSLKELVLRFCPDRIYKLPSTLFFCKGIVILELHDCEFRLPRVFEGFGSLCTLSLENVVISDNDFATLISKCSLLEKVAFMDFYGCSRLRFNAPNLRELIIDGLFEDIYLENTPDLAILSVGLDDADDLDDEGDSDNEDLENKEHYNFMTSLNAVPKIENLSLRHNMLELLAGDSLLDRLPTYSYLKKLYLTCVNFEDTKHIAILRCLFRSAPVLEELTIEADSVDSSNPAASFWEGKECADFRFNHLRYLTVTEILGVGPEMELIEFVLANSPVLETLFIRLDNDVCDEVKIYKQIMRFRRASTRAEIINLD from the exons ATGGTGCTTCCGATTAGA CGTGGCAAGTTTGAGATGGAAGATAGAATCAGTACTCTTCCAAGTAATATAATCGAAGCCATTCTCTTGCGTCTGCCTATAGCAGATGCTGTTAGGTCAAGTGTCTTATCAAGTAGATGGAGATACGAGTGGAGTACAATTCCACATCTCATATTTGACAAGCACAGTGTCCCATTATCTTTACATTACAAACTTGACAAAATTGTGGATCAAGTTCTTTTACTTCATAGCGGGCCGATTCACAAGTTTGTTTTTGATGGCTCTGCCTGCTTAGAAGATTGTTCAGTTGTAAATCGATGGATAACTGTTCTATCTAGAAATAGCCTCAAGGAGTTGGTTCTTAGATTTTGTCCTGACAGGATTTACAAATTACCTTCTACTCTCTTTTTTTGTAAAGGAATAGTTATTTTAGAGTTGCATGATTGTGAATTTAGGCTTCCTCGAGTTTTTGAAGGTTTTGGCAGCCTGTGTACCCTCAGCCTTGAAAATGTTGTCATTTCAGACAACGATTTTGCAACGCTCATCTCCAAATGTTCACTTCTAGAGAAGGTTGCCTTTATGGATTTCTATGGTTGCAGCCGTCTTAGATTTAATGCTCCCAATCTCCGAGAATTGATAATTGATGGTTTATTTGAAGATATCTATCTTGAGAACACCCCAGATCTGGCTATCTTATCAGTTGGTTTGGATGATGCTGATGATCTTGATGATGAAGGAGATTCTGATAATGAAGATCTAGAAAATAAGGAACATTACAATTTCATGACCTCTCTTAATGCTGTGCCAAAAATTGAGAATTTGTCTTTGCGTCATAACATGTTAGAG CTCTTGGCTGGAGATAGTTTGTTAGATAGGCTTCCCACTTACAGTTATTTAAAGAAATTATACTTAACCTGTGTTAATTTTGAAGACACAAAGCATATTGCAATCCTCCGGTGCTTGTTTCGAAGTGCCCCTGTCCTAGAAGAGCTCACCATAGAG GCTGATTCTGTTGACTCGAGTAATCCTGCTGCAAGCTTTTGGGAGGGCAAAGAATGTGCTGATTTCAGGTTCAATCATCTCCGGTATCTTACGGTGACTGAAATTTTGGGTGTAGGACCTGAAATGGAGCTCATCGAGTTTGTGCTTGCTAATTCTCCAGTGCTTGAGACATTATTTATTAGGCTAGACAATGATGTCTGTGATGAAGTAAAAATCTACAAACAGATTATGCGGTTCCGAAGGGCATCTACAAGAGCTGAAATCATTAACTTGGACTGA
- the LOC103713595 gene encoding F-box/FBD/LRR-repeat protein At1g13570-like isoform X2, with the protein MRGKFEMEDRISTLPSNIIEAILLRLPIADAVRSSVLSSRWRYEWSTIPHLIFDKHSVPLSLHYKLDKIVDQVLLLHSGPIHKFVFDGSACLEDCSVVNRWITVLSRNSLKELVLRFCPDRIYKLPSTLFFCKGIVILELHDCEFRLPRVFEGFGSLCTLSLENVVISDNDFATLISKCSLLEKVAFMDFYGCSRLRFNAPNLRELIIDGLFEDIYLENTPDLAILSVGLDDADDLDDEGDSDNEDLENKEHYNFMTSLNAVPKIENLSLRHNMLELLAGDSLLDRLPTYSYLKKLYLTCVNFEDTKHIAILRCLFRSAPVLEELTIEADSVDSSNPAASFWEGKECADFRFNHLRYLTVTEILGVGPEMELIEFVLANSPVLETLFIRLDNDVCDEVKIYKQIMRFRRASTRAEIINLD; encoded by the exons ATG CGTGGCAAGTTTGAGATGGAAGATAGAATCAGTACTCTTCCAAGTAATATAATCGAAGCCATTCTCTTGCGTCTGCCTATAGCAGATGCTGTTAGGTCAAGTGTCTTATCAAGTAGATGGAGATACGAGTGGAGTACAATTCCACATCTCATATTTGACAAGCACAGTGTCCCATTATCTTTACATTACAAACTTGACAAAATTGTGGATCAAGTTCTTTTACTTCATAGCGGGCCGATTCACAAGTTTGTTTTTGATGGCTCTGCCTGCTTAGAAGATTGTTCAGTTGTAAATCGATGGATAACTGTTCTATCTAGAAATAGCCTCAAGGAGTTGGTTCTTAGATTTTGTCCTGACAGGATTTACAAATTACCTTCTACTCTCTTTTTTTGTAAAGGAATAGTTATTTTAGAGTTGCATGATTGTGAATTTAGGCTTCCTCGAGTTTTTGAAGGTTTTGGCAGCCTGTGTACCCTCAGCCTTGAAAATGTTGTCATTTCAGACAACGATTTTGCAACGCTCATCTCCAAATGTTCACTTCTAGAGAAGGTTGCCTTTATGGATTTCTATGGTTGCAGCCGTCTTAGATTTAATGCTCCCAATCTCCGAGAATTGATAATTGATGGTTTATTTGAAGATATCTATCTTGAGAACACCCCAGATCTGGCTATCTTATCAGTTGGTTTGGATGATGCTGATGATCTTGATGATGAAGGAGATTCTGATAATGAAGATCTAGAAAATAAGGAACATTACAATTTCATGACCTCTCTTAATGCTGTGCCAAAAATTGAGAATTTGTCTTTGCGTCATAACATGTTAGAG CTCTTGGCTGGAGATAGTTTGTTAGATAGGCTTCCCACTTACAGTTATTTAAAGAAATTATACTTAACCTGTGTTAATTTTGAAGACACAAAGCATATTGCAATCCTCCGGTGCTTGTTTCGAAGTGCCCCTGTCCTAGAAGAGCTCACCATAGAG GCTGATTCTGTTGACTCGAGTAATCCTGCTGCAAGCTTTTGGGAGGGCAAAGAATGTGCTGATTTCAGGTTCAATCATCTCCGGTATCTTACGGTGACTGAAATTTTGGGTGTAGGACCTGAAATGGAGCTCATCGAGTTTGTGCTTGCTAATTCTCCAGTGCTTGAGACATTATTTATTAGGCTAGACAATGATGTCTGTGATGAAGTAAAAATCTACAAACAGATTATGCGGTTCCGAAGGGCATCTACAAGAGCTGAAATCATTAACTTGGACTGA
- the LOC103713595 gene encoding F-box/FBD/LRR-repeat protein At1g13570-like isoform X3, which translates to MEDRISTLPSNIIEAILLRLPIADAVRSSVLSSRWRYEWSTIPHLIFDKHSVPLSLHYKLDKIVDQVLLLHSGPIHKFVFDGSACLEDCSVVNRWITVLSRNSLKELVLRFCPDRIYKLPSTLFFCKGIVILELHDCEFRLPRVFEGFGSLCTLSLENVVISDNDFATLISKCSLLEKVAFMDFYGCSRLRFNAPNLRELIIDGLFEDIYLENTPDLAILSVGLDDADDLDDEGDSDNEDLENKEHYNFMTSLNAVPKIENLSLRHNMLELLAGDSLLDRLPTYSYLKKLYLTCVNFEDTKHIAILRCLFRSAPVLEELTIEADSVDSSNPAASFWEGKECADFRFNHLRYLTVTEILGVGPEMELIEFVLANSPVLETLFIRLDNDVCDEVKIYKQIMRFRRASTRAEIINLD; encoded by the exons ATGGAAGATAGAATCAGTACTCTTCCAAGTAATATAATCGAAGCCATTCTCTTGCGTCTGCCTATAGCAGATGCTGTTAGGTCAAGTGTCTTATCAAGTAGATGGAGATACGAGTGGAGTACAATTCCACATCTCATATTTGACAAGCACAGTGTCCCATTATCTTTACATTACAAACTTGACAAAATTGTGGATCAAGTTCTTTTACTTCATAGCGGGCCGATTCACAAGTTTGTTTTTGATGGCTCTGCCTGCTTAGAAGATTGTTCAGTTGTAAATCGATGGATAACTGTTCTATCTAGAAATAGCCTCAAGGAGTTGGTTCTTAGATTTTGTCCTGACAGGATTTACAAATTACCTTCTACTCTCTTTTTTTGTAAAGGAATAGTTATTTTAGAGTTGCATGATTGTGAATTTAGGCTTCCTCGAGTTTTTGAAGGTTTTGGCAGCCTGTGTACCCTCAGCCTTGAAAATGTTGTCATTTCAGACAACGATTTTGCAACGCTCATCTCCAAATGTTCACTTCTAGAGAAGGTTGCCTTTATGGATTTCTATGGTTGCAGCCGTCTTAGATTTAATGCTCCCAATCTCCGAGAATTGATAATTGATGGTTTATTTGAAGATATCTATCTTGAGAACACCCCAGATCTGGCTATCTTATCAGTTGGTTTGGATGATGCTGATGATCTTGATGATGAAGGAGATTCTGATAATGAAGATCTAGAAAATAAGGAACATTACAATTTCATGACCTCTCTTAATGCTGTGCCAAAAATTGAGAATTTGTCTTTGCGTCATAACATGTTAGAG CTCTTGGCTGGAGATAGTTTGTTAGATAGGCTTCCCACTTACAGTTATTTAAAGAAATTATACTTAACCTGTGTTAATTTTGAAGACACAAAGCATATTGCAATCCTCCGGTGCTTGTTTCGAAGTGCCCCTGTCCTAGAAGAGCTCACCATAGAG GCTGATTCTGTTGACTCGAGTAATCCTGCTGCAAGCTTTTGGGAGGGCAAAGAATGTGCTGATTTCAGGTTCAATCATCTCCGGTATCTTACGGTGACTGAAATTTTGGGTGTAGGACCTGAAATGGAGCTCATCGAGTTTGTGCTTGCTAATTCTCCAGTGCTTGAGACATTATTTATTAGGCTAGACAATGATGTCTGTGATGAAGTAAAAATCTACAAACAGATTATGCGGTTCCGAAGGGCATCTACAAGAGCTGAAATCATTAACTTGGACTGA